CTGAGGCACAGGCAGCTGCTGACGCAGATGCCGAGTACCGTAAGCGCCTGCGCGAGTTCCAGCGTGAGCTCAAGCGTCGTCCGGGCGACTGGTACATCATCCAGTGCTACTCCGGCTACGAGAACAAGGTGAAGACCAACCTGGAAATGCGCGCCCAGACCATGGGTGTCGATGAGCAGATCCACGAGGTCATCGTTCCGGTTGAGGAAGTCGAAGAGCGCAAGGACGACGGCAAGAAGAAGATCGTTAAGCGCAAGCTGCTGCCGGGCTACGTTCTGGTTCGTATGAGCCTGGATGACCCGTCCTGGTCCGTCGTCCGCGACACCCCGGGTGTTACTTCCTTCGTCGGTAGCGAGGGCCAGCCGTCCAAGGTCAAGATTCGCGAGGTCGCTAAGTTCCTCATGCCGAAGGAGACCATCACCGCGGACGCCGCTGAAGAAGCTGCAAATGCCGACGGTGAGCTGGCTGTCGCAGCGGCGCCGCAGGCGGAGAAGAAGGCCGTCGCCATCGACTACGAGGTCGGCGAGTCCGTCACCATCCTGTCCGGTCCGTTCGCATCTGTGGCTGCGACCATCTCCGAGATCGACCCGGACACCGGCCGCATGAAGGCTCTGGTTTCCATCTTCGGCCGTGAGACCCCGGTCGAGCTGGGCATCGATGAGGTCGAGAAGCTGAACTAGGCCCGACCTCAAGCCAGGCGCAGAGCCAAGCGGAGAGCACCGCCAAGCCAAGCGCCGAGCAAGGCACCAGCTAGCTCGCTCGCGCAACCAATCCGGTAACGGATTTTGATGCACGCCATACGCTGCGGTAACGTAGCCAGGCGTGCATTTTTGTGCCTTGAGCACAGATGCGCCAAGTAATTCGTATCCCCGGTGGCTGGCACCAACTCAATGACCAGCGCCAGTGGCCATGATGGTCGAGGGCGCAAGGGTCGTCGTAAAGCGTCGGCATCCGGACGGGGTGAGTCGCCTTTTCATCGGGGCGGCGCGCCCCGGTAACTAGGAAGTAGGTTAATCCGATGGCTCCGAAGAAGAAGCTTTCTGCGATTATTAAGCTGCAGATTCAGGCTGGTCAGGCTAACCCGGCTCCGCCGGTTGGTCCGGCACTGGGTGCTCATGGTGTCAACATCATGGAGTTCTGCAAGGCTTACAACGCAGCAACTGAGAACCAGCGTGGCAACGTTGTCCCGGTTGAAATTTCTGTCTACGAAGACCGCTCCTTCACCTTCGTTCTGAAGACCCCGCCGGCAGCTAAGCTGCTGCTGAAGGCCGCTGGCATTCAGAAGGGCTCTGGCGTTCCGCACACCAACAAGGTCGGTTCCGTGACCTGGGAGCAGTGCAAGGAAATCGCCGAGCTGAAGAAGCCGGACCTGAACGCTAACGACATCGAGATGGGTGCACGCATCATCGCCGGTACCGCTCGTTCCATGGGCATCACCGTCGAGGGCGCTAAGTAAACCGTCAGCGTTTAGCTGCACCTTCATCAAGTGGTAGGGCCAGCTTCGGCCCGCTACACACCACAATCCAACCATTTCACTTAATTGAGATTGGACTTTTCATGAGCAAGAACTCTAAGGCATACCGCGCCGCCGCCGAGAAGATCGACGCCGGCCGCATCTACTCTCCGCTCGAGGCCGCTAACCTGGCCAAGGAGACCTCCTCCAAGAACTACGACGCCACCATCGACGTCGCTATCCGCCTGGGCGTTGACCCGCGCAAGGCTGACCAGCTGGTTCGCGGCACTGTCTCCCTGCCGAACGGCACCGGTAAGACCGTCCGCGTTGTTGTTTTCGCTGCTGGCGAGAACGCCACCAAGGCTGAAGAGGCCGGCGCTGACTTCGTTGGCTCCGAGGAGCTGATCGAGAAGATTCAGGGCGGCTGGACCGACTTCGACGCTGCCATCGCAACTCCGGACCAGATGGCCAAGGTTGGTCGCGTGGCTCGCATCCTCGGCCCGCGTGGTCTGATGCCGAACCCGAAGACCGGCACCGTTACCCCGGATGTCGCTAAGGCTGTCACCGAGATCAAGGGCGGTAAGATTTCCTTCCGCGTTGACAAGGCTGCAAACCTGCAGGCTGTTATCGGTAAGGCATCCTTCGACGCTGAGAAGCTGGCCGAGAACTACGGTGCGCTTATCGACGAGCTGATGCGCCTCAAGCCGTCCGCTGCTAAGGGTAAGTACCTGAAGAAGATCACCGTCTCCGCCACCAACGGCCCGGGCATCCCGGTTGACACCAGCGTGATCAAGGACTACACCGCCTAAATCAGCATCAGCCGATAGGCGAGTGTGCTCTTCACGAGTCACTCGAGAGTGACTCTGAGCAAAGCTCTTTAAAACCGCCGCCGCGCGCACTTTCCCACAGTGTGTAAGGTGGCGGTTTTGCATTGGCATAAGGGGTATCGATAGCGCGGTGGGGGCTTGGGCGCGGTAGACGTCGTAAAGCGAATTGCTAATCCAAACAACTAATCCAGGCGAAATGGACTCACAGCCAAAGTTTGTTGCTTAAAATCGCGACTATGACGTTAATTTTGGAACCCGAAGAAGGGCTGGAGGCGCTCGGCGAGATTAATCGCCTGGCGCAGCTCGACGACGGTTCCGGAATTATTGAACCGCAGCTCATCTCGTATCTCGACTCGTTGGGCGACGACGCCTATGACATGCCCTGCCTGCGCATCGCAGGACAGACTCTGCTGGGCGAGGTACTGACGGGGCTAGGGGAGGACGAGCGCGTAGCTGAGGTCCTTCGCCGCAATATCCAGGACTCTGTGGTGCTTCCGGGGATGAGTGAGGAGGAAGCTCTACAAGCTCGGGCGGCGCAGGTCGTGGTCGTGCGGCTGTTGCGCATCATTGCGCGGATGGAGGCCGTCGAGCTGCGCAATGTCGTGGCGCAGCAGTGTTTGGCATCGCAGATCCCGCCGGTTGTGCGCGTGGCACTGACACTCACCGTGGATATTCTCGACGCCGCCAGATTGGACGCACATCCCGACGACATGGTGCGCGTGGTGCTCGACTACGCCGACCAAGTGCTCTGGCTTGCCGACGACGACCTGAATGCGTACTTTGCCGAGCTCGAGATGATTGTCCAGCAACGTGAGAAGGACCTGGAGTTCGGCCGCTTCGGAGAGCCAGGTGCGGCGCGGTTTGGATAGGCGATTTGGTTAATTGCCAGGGTCTGGTATAAAGTTTCTTCATGAAGTTTGACCGGCTTCCAATCGGTACCAACATCGAGTTGGGAAGATGGAGGTTGGTACTCAAGTTTCACCGAAGACCGTCGGTCATTCGCTTTGAAAGAAGCGGATTGAAGGTTTCATTGTAGAAATACAGTGAGCGGCCCACGCAGGAGGACTTGGAAGCGCTTGCGCAGTTTGACTTCACCTGCTGACCTTGGGGTCGGTGGAGTTGAAGTGGAACATGCCAAAAGAATTGTGCGCCCCATCCTTGTGCGAGGATTGGGGCGTTTGTTGTATTTGCGCAAAAGAATCCTTCACTTGGCCGAGCGGAAAATTGCAAAGACCAGGAAGGAGGCGAGAGTACACATGGCAGCAAATGCTGAGAAGATTGCAGCTGTTGCAGCGCTGAAGCAGGACGTTGAAGAGTCCAACGCTATCGTGCTGACTGAGTACCGCGGCCTGTCCGTTGCGGAAATCACGGAACTGCGTCGCGCCCTCGGTGCTGATGTTAAGTACTCCGTCGCCAAGAACACCATGATCAAGATCGCTGCCGACGAGGCAGGGATTGAGGGTCTTGATGAGCACCTGAACGGCCCGACTGCAGTCGCCTTCATCAAGGGCGAGGCTGTGGATGCGGCTAAGGCGATTAAGAAGTTCGCCGGTGACAACAAGAACCTCGTGATCAAGGGCGGCTACATGGACGGTGCTGCAATGGATGCAGCACAGTTTGAGGCTCTTGCGGATATGGATAACCGTGAGACCACGCTGGCAAAGCTGGCTGGTGCCTTCAACGGCGTTCTGGCGAACGTCGCTGGCCTGCTCGACGCTCCGACCTCCTCGGTTGCCCGCCTTGCTGCGGCACTCGAGGAAAAGAAGTAATCCCGAGCGGCTCGCGATCTACGCGAACTAAATCACGCGAAAAACTTTTCAATATCACTTTGACGGCTTCGACCCCAGGGATCTCTGAGGGGAGCGGCCGCACCACACTCATAGGAGAATATCCATGGCTAAGTACACCACTGAGGAACTGCTCGAGGCTTTCAAGGAAATGACCCTCGTTGAGCTCACCGAGTTCAAGAAGGCTTTCGAGGAAGAGTTCGACGTCACCGCTGCTGCTCCGGTTGCAGTTGCTGCTGCAGGCGCTGCTGGCGGCGAGGCTGCTGCTGAGGAGAAGGACGAGTTCGACGTCGTCCTCGAGGACGCTGGCGCTAAGAAGATCGGCGTTATTAAGGCTGTCCGTGAGATCGTCTCCGGCCTGGGCCTGAAGGAGGCTAAGGAGATGGTTGAGTCCGCTCCGAAGGCTATCCTGGAGGGTGCTTCCAAGGACGACGCTGAGGCTGCTAAGGCTAAGCTGGAAGAGGCTGGCGCAAAGGTTGCCCTCAAGTAATTCAATTACTTGCCTCGGCCCCGGTAGTGGCCTAAAGCTACCAATTCTGACCGCCAATTCTGGGCTTCGTGCCCGGGGTTGGCGGTTCTTTTGTTCCTGGGGCCTTTGCTAACCCACCTGACCCGGGCAAAACCTCACTAATCTCACCCGTCACAGGGAGTTGAGGCAAAAACCAGCCCACTCATTGTCTTGATTACCCTTATTGGCCTGTAAAGTATCTAACATGCTCTCACGGCCGAGAATTCTGTCTATCCTTCTGTTGGGTCTAGGCACCGCACTGCTTGCTGCTGGCATTTTGCTGCCCAAAGTGCTCAATGTTGATCCCAAAATGCCGCTTGACCTGCCGCCGGTGTCGTATACCCTGCGGGCGGAAGACGGCGTATCCACCAGGATTAACGAAGAGGGCAAGCGGGAAGAAGTGCACTCGCCGCTGCAGCGACAGCTTCACGGCGTGCTCATCGAACCCGCGGATGCGGACAAGGTTTCGCTCCGTGTCGGCGTGACTGAAATGCGTGAGCTTCCCCCTGAGGTTATCGGCACCGACCCGCTGACGGAGCTTATCGAGGCCAATATCTGGACGGTGACCATCGACCGACTCACCGGCGAGGCGCTGGCTCCTGCGACGCTTGTCGACCGCATGGCGGGCGTTCCACGGTCAGTGGCTTTCGAGGGGAACTGGGTGAAGCTCCCGGCCGACACGGAGGAAAAGGAATACCTGATCTTTGATGATCTCCTCCACGATTCCTTGCCGGCAAAGTTTGTCGGGGAAGAGGAGCGCGGTGGTAACCGTGTCCTGCATTTCCGTCAGGACATTGAGAAGACGAATCTCGCCCAGAAGTACCGTTCTTACGTCTCTCAGCTAACCCAGGATGACAAGTCCGGCTTCCTCCAGTACCAGGGCACCCGTGATTTGTGGGTTGAGCCCAAGTCTGGCTCGGTCATCGATATGGCCGAGGACATCCACCTTTGGTGGGAGACCCGCGATGGCGAGCCGATCATGGACTACCTGCGCTTCAACGGCAAGATGGACGAAGGCCTTTCCAATCAGCTTCTCTTTGGCGCAATACAGAATTTCCAGCGCCCAGCTCTAGAGCCGTGGTCAATCGGCCTCATTGCGTCCGGTTCGATTCTGGTATTCATCGCAATCGTGGGTATCGTGCGTCCTTCGACCCGTCGTAAAACAGAGTAACGCTTTACGACGGCCATAGCGCCCAGGCCTCATCGTTATATCGGTAACGGGTGAATGCGACACGCCCGATTTGTCAAGTTGTACTAGACAACTGCCAGTTTTTGATATAGGCTAAATCGTTGCGCTGGAATTAGTGTATCTGTCGCCAGCTCTTTTATAGTTTGCGCTCGGAGCGCGGGGCTATTATGTAGCACCGTTTTTCGTGCATCTAGCTGTTAAAGGAGTTGCTGCGACGCCGCCGTTAGGGCTCGGGGCTCGCCTTTAAAGGCTGGTCTTGGAGGCCAAGTGGCGGGGGAATCACTTTCGTGTGTGACCAAAGGTTAGACGCAAAGTATCCCGGTGCGCAACAGAAATAATTCCTGCAACTTGAATCGCGTATAAACCAAGCGGGCGGAGCGCACCACCGGTTGCCGGTGTGCTCCACCGCGTGAGGTGCTGGAAGGACGCATCTTGGCAGTCTCCCGCCAGACCAAGGCAGTAACCGGTATTCCCGGAGCTTCGAAGAGGTACTCGTTTGCAAAGATTCAGGAGCCGATTGCGGTTCCTGGTCTGCTCGACCTGCAGCGTGAGTCTTTCGCATGGCTCATTGGCACGCCTGAGTGGCGTGCTCGTCGCCAGGAGGAGCTCGGAGAAGACGCTCGGGTTACCAGCGGTCTCGAAGATATTCTAGAAGAGCTCTCTCCGATCGAGGACTACTCCCAGAAGATGTCCCTGACGCTGTCGGACCCATGGTTCGACTCCGTCAAGAACACCGTGGATGAGTCCAAGGATAAGGACATCAACTACTCGGCTCCCCTCTACGTCACCGCGGAGTTCACCAACCGCGAGACCGGTGAGATCAAGAGCCAGACCGTCTTCATCGGTGACTTCCCGATGATGACGGACAAGGGTACGTTCATCGTCAACGGAACTGAGCGTGTCGTTGTTTCTCAGCTGGTGCGCTCTCCGGGCGTCTACTTCGATGAGACCATCGACAAGTCCACCGAGCGCCCGCTGCACTCGGTGAAGATTATTCCGTCGCGCGGTGCGTGGCTGGAGTTCGACGTCGACAAGCGGGACACCGTCGGCGTTCGTATTGACCGTAAGCGTCGCCAGCCGGTCACGGTTCTGCTGAAGGCTTTCGGCTGGACCACCGAGGAGATCAAGGAGCGCTTCGGCTTCTCTGAGATCATGATGGCCACCCTGGAGAAGGACGGTGTTGCAAACACCGACGAGGCCCTGCTGGAGATTTACCGCAAGCAGCGCCCGGGTGAGCCGCCGACGCGCGAGTCCGCGCTGGCTCTGCTGGAGAACAACTTCTTCAAACCGAAGCGCTACGACCTGGCTAAGGTCGGTCGCTACAAGGTCAACCGCAAGCTGGGCCTGGGCGCTGATGCCTCCGGCGAGATGGTTCTGACCGAGCAGGATATTGCTACCACCATCGAATACCTCGTGCGTCTGCACGACGGCGAGAATGTTATGACCTCGCCGGAAGGCGTCGAAATCCCGGTTGAGACCGACGATATCGACCACTTCGGTAACCGTCGTCTGCGTACCGTAGGCGAGCTGATTCAGAACCAGGTCCGCGTGGGTCTGTCCCGCATGGAACGCGTGGTTCGTGAGCGCATGACCACTCAGGACGTGGAGTCGATCCAGCCGACCACCCTGATTAACGTGCGCCCGGTTTCCGCGGCTATCCGTGAGTTCTTCGGTACTTCCCAGCTGTCCCAGTTCATGGACCAGAACAACTCGCTGTCGGGCCTGACCCACAAGCGTCGTCTGTCCGCACTGGGCCCGGGTGGTCTGACCCGTGACCGTGCTGGCCTTGAGGTTCGAGACGTTCACCCGTCCCACTACGGTCGCATGTGTCCAATTGAGACCCCAGAGGGTCCGAACATTGGCCTGATTGGTTTGCTGTCCTGCTACGCACGCGTGAACCCGTTCGGTTTCATTGAGACTCCGTACCGTCGCGTCCGCGATGGTGTCATCACCGACGAGGTCGACTACCTCACCGCTGATGAGGAAGACCGCTACGTCGTCGCGCAGGCCAACACCCCGATCGACGAGAACGGCCACTTCGTTCAGGAGACCCTGT
The sequence above is drawn from the Corynebacterium jeikeium genome and encodes:
- the nusG gene encoding transcription termination/antitermination protein NusG — its product is MNDGQNIFSDAQSADAAATEQDAQGAPAQVEAPAEGAADAAAADAAAADAAAADTAAAEAAPAEETAADAEAQAAADADAEYRKRLREFQRELKRRPGDWYIIQCYSGYENKVKTNLEMRAQTMGVDEQIHEVIVPVEEVEERKDDGKKKIVKRKLLPGYVLVRMSLDDPSWSVVRDTPGVTSFVGSEGQPSKVKIREVAKFLMPKETITADAAEEAANADGELAVAAAPQAEKKAVAIDYEVGESVTILSGPFASVAATISEIDPDTGRMKALVSIFGRETPVELGIDEVEKLN
- a CDS encoding 50S ribosomal protein L7/L12; this translates as MAKYTTEELLEAFKEMTLVELTEFKKAFEEEFDVTAAAPVAVAAAGAAGGEAAAEEKDEFDVVLEDAGAKKIGVIKAVREIVSGLGLKEAKEMVESAPKAILEGASKDDAEAAKAKLEEAGAKVALK
- a CDS encoding 50S ribosomal protein L1 → MSKNSKAYRAAAEKIDAGRIYSPLEAANLAKETSSKNYDATIDVAIRLGVDPRKADQLVRGTVSLPNGTGKTVRVVVFAAGENATKAEEAGADFVGSEELIEKIQGGWTDFDAAIATPDQMAKVGRVARILGPRGLMPNPKTGTVTPDVAKAVTEIKGGKISFRVDKAANLQAVIGKASFDAEKLAENYGALIDELMRLKPSAAKGKYLKKITVSATNGPGIPVDTSVIKDYTA
- the rplK gene encoding 50S ribosomal protein L11 — its product is MAPKKKLSAIIKLQIQAGQANPAPPVGPALGAHGVNIMEFCKAYNAATENQRGNVVPVEISVYEDRSFTFVLKTPPAAKLLLKAAGIQKGSGVPHTNKVGSVTWEQCKEIAELKKPDLNANDIEMGARIIAGTARSMGITVEGAK
- a CDS encoding 50S ribosomal protein L10; its protein translation is MAANAEKIAAVAALKQDVEESNAIVLTEYRGLSVAEITELRRALGADVKYSVAKNTMIKIAADEAGIEGLDEHLNGPTAVAFIKGEAVDAAKAIKKFAGDNKNLVIKGGYMDGAAMDAAQFEALADMDNRETTLAKLAGAFNGVLANVAGLLDAPTSSVARLAAALEEKK
- a CDS encoding DUF3068 domain-containing protein; its protein translation is MLSRPRILSILLLGLGTALLAAGILLPKVLNVDPKMPLDLPPVSYTLRAEDGVSTRINEEGKREEVHSPLQRQLHGVLIEPADADKVSLRVGVTEMRELPPEVIGTDPLTELIEANIWTVTIDRLTGEALAPATLVDRMAGVPRSVAFEGNWVKLPADTEEKEYLIFDDLLHDSLPAKFVGEEERGGNRVLHFRQDIEKTNLAQKYRSYVSQLTQDDKSGFLQYQGTRDLWVEPKSGSVIDMAEDIHLWWETRDGEPIMDYLRFNGKMDEGLSNQLLFGAIQNFQRPALEPWSIGLIASGSILVFIAIVGIVRPSTRRKTE